The Chitinophagales bacterium genome includes a region encoding these proteins:
- a CDS encoding FRG domain-containing protein, with amino-acid sequence MNNIITIASWRELMEIFEADTSFQNDIKRNRSNLAYRGTADARWKNETSLQRTNLPKIDIVERHLLRSLKKYAPQSSVSYESMWNWLTLGQHHGLPTRLLDWSFSMLSALHFALEDHTIFEKADAAIWSVNLVELKKTLPAAIRKKFDADGAFTFTLKTLDSFWDTLEKLTNYEGEDILIFFEPPSINERIVHQFALLSTTRNPRTITGEWLEKHPELYRKIIIPRDLKWEFRDRLDQMNITERIIYPGLDGLSKWLRRLYYYRK; translated from the coding sequence ATGAATAACATTATCACCATTGCATCTTGGAGGGAACTGATGGAAATTTTTGAAGCGGATACTTCCTTTCAAAATGATATTAAAAGGAACCGGAGCAACCTTGCTTACAGGGGCACCGCAGATGCACGATGGAAGAATGAAACAAGTTTGCAAAGAACCAATCTGCCCAAAATAGATATTGTAGAAAGGCATCTTTTAAGAAGCCTGAAAAAATATGCCCCTCAAAGTTCCGTGTCTTATGAGAGCATGTGGAACTGGTTAACATTAGGCCAGCACCACGGCTTGCCCACCCGCCTCCTCGACTGGAGCTTTTCCATGCTGTCTGCGCTTCATTTTGCTTTGGAGGATCATACCATCTTTGAAAAAGCTGATGCTGCAATATGGAGTGTGAATTTGGTAGAATTAAAAAAAACCCTTCCCGCAGCTATCAGGAAAAAGTTTGATGCTGATGGAGCCTTCACCTTTACGTTGAAGACTCTTGATAGCTTTTGGGACACTTTGGAGAAACTTACAAACTATGAAGGAGAAGATATATTAATATTTTTTGAGCCTCCTTCTATAAATGAACGCATTGTCCATCAATTCGCATTGTTGTCAACCACTAGAAATCCCCGTACAATCACCGGTGAGTGGCTTGAAAAGCATCCTGAGCTATATCGTAAAATTATTATTCCGAGAGACTTAAAGTGGGAGTTCAGAGATAGACTTGATCAGATGAATATTACAGAACGGATTATCTATCCTGGCCTCGACGGGCTTTCAAAATGGTTAAGGCGTCTGTATTATTACCGCAAGTAG
- a CDS encoding glycosyltransferase, whose translation MPLCSIVLTNYNGLKNGNLPRFLNRIWEACKSNKLCDELILVDDGSSDESCDFIRSGFPDIKLISLITNRGFAIAANAGFAACRNPYAALISNDMVPASDWLNFLMPQFSDPEIFAVSARLIYENGNPQSYRRAVKMKWGRLKRYHTSSQPTDEDAKGKQFHHFGDAWSLLDVNKFHKMGGFDPLFLPFFSEDEDLFYRAWKNGWKVCYEPRSKVIHCHEFSTIYRATSDKGREQIYRGHQFLYTWKNLDDPIFRAQHFISIAIRFLISWCYDTNFYHALKYAWSKKQLMQNSRLNRPNNIFSDKVIMRKMLTVINLH comes from the coding sequence ATGCCATTATGCTCCATTGTTCTCACCAACTATAATGGATTAAAAAATGGAAATTTACCACGGTTTCTAAATCGCATTTGGGAGGCTTGCAAAAGCAACAAGCTTTGTGATGAATTGATTTTGGTTGATGATGGTAGCAGTGATGAAAGCTGTGATTTTATTCGCTCAGGTTTTCCAGATATTAAATTGATTTCTTTAATAACCAACCGGGGTTTTGCCATCGCTGCCAATGCCGGTTTTGCAGCCTGCCGAAATCCCTATGCCGCACTGATAAGTAATGACATGGTACCTGCATCTGACTGGCTGAATTTTTTAATGCCGCAGTTTAGTGATCCTGAGATATTTGCGGTAAGTGCCAGGCTGATATATGAAAACGGAAATCCTCAAAGTTATCGCCGCGCGGTAAAGATGAAGTGGGGAAGGTTGAAACGCTATCATACTTCTTCCCAACCGACGGATGAGGACGCGAAAGGGAAACAGTTCCATCACTTTGGAGATGCCTGGTCCTTATTAGATGTAAATAAGTTCCATAAAATGGGTGGTTTCGACCCGTTGTTTCTTCCCTTTTTTTCAGAAGATGAAGATTTGTTTTACCGGGCCTGGAAGAATGGATGGAAAGTATGTTATGAACCCCGTTCTAAAGTGATTCATTGCCATGAATTCAGTACTATATACCGTGCTACTTCTGATAAGGGAAGGGAACAAATTTATCGCGGCCACCAGTTTTTATACACCTGGAAAAACCTTGATGATCCCATATTTCGCGCCCAGCATTTTATTTCTATAGCGATTAGGTTTTTGATTTCCTGGTGTTACGACACTAATTTTTATCACGCACTCAAATACGCATGGTCTAAAAAACAGTTAATGCAGAACAGTCGTTTAAACCGGCCAAACAATATATTTTCAGATAAGGTTATAATGAGGAAGATGCTAACCGTTATTAACCTGCATTAA